Genomic window (Sulfurovum sp. NBC37-1):
TAACCTTACTATAGAACAATGGAGTCTATTGGCAGTCTTGTGGAGCGAAGATGCTCAAAAACAAAAAGCCCTGCAAGAAGCTCTGCTTAAAGACAAAGCAACAATTAGTTCTTTAGTTTTGGCTAACTACAGATCACCAAACGGATTTTTGATGATGAAATTCGCCTGGAACATAAGGGTTGCATCACTACCGATATTATCTGGTGAAATCAATGTTTTCTGATACTCAGCCATCAGCATCACAGGCATTGGACCGATTTTTATCATCTTTCCTATTCCAAGAGCAATAGGCAGAGTCAATTTATTGTCTTTTTTGGCATTCCAATCATAGGTTATATGCGGAGAAGCACGAAGCTGCCAGGCATTTGGCAAGTTTCTAACAATAAAGTATTGCATATCTGTATGATTCAGATCTTTATCATGAGCAGCTTTAATAATAGGATTGTCATTTGATTTTCCATCATCCTTAAAGCCCCACCAGTGCTGTATGTGCGTCCCAATGGTCCAATCTTTGTTTGCCCATAGAAGCAATCCTGTGGGACCAGCCTGATACTGATGAGAACCCAAAAGGTCATTGTTGGATGTTGGGAAAATAAAAGTTAATCCAGCACCCCAAGACCAGCCAAGTTTGTTTACCTTACCTACACCTATTGGTAAAATCAAGTCACCAAAATCTGAAGATTTATCAAGTCCTATACCAACCGGAGCCGATGGTGTTCCTCCAATGTAATAACTATTACCTAAACTTGCTGTCGGTCCTTTAATATAAGTGACAACAGGACGTGCAAATGCAGTATACCCACCCTCCAAAGGTACAGGAAGTACCGGTTGGAACAGAGTTGTATCAATAGTTGGATTGCCATCTATCAGGTCACCGCTGAGTTTCGTATGATTATATTGGAACGAAAGATTCCAAATCTGCGCCAAAGGATTTGCCAACTCCTGACTCAACTCCTCCATACTCTTCTCATCTGCCTGCAAGCCCATAGGTAACATACATAATGCAAGTATGCTTGCTGTCTTTATTATTTTTATCATCCTTTCTCCCCCCTTTTTATACTATTTAATTTTTTCATTGAAAAAACACTTCATCATCAAAACACTCTGAGAACAGAGTGTTTTAGAAATAAAGCACTATTCAAATTACTTCAATTCTTTACTGACATCCTCAAATTTCTGTTTCGTTAGTGTATGCAGTTTTACGATCTTTTTTGCATTAAAGTCAAACTTTTTCATATCAACCATCTTTATGTTCTGGTCATCATAGGTTTTATAGTAGAAACGAAGGTTCTTGGTGTCACGTACGACGGTCAGCATGGTATAGTCAGAAAAGATCTTGCCTTCTTCCACTGTTCTTGCCGCACCCACGGGAATGTCGAAACTGTTGAGGATGTGGAACATCTGCATCACACCGCCTTCTGCCGTTTTGGCCGGGATCGTACTACCGGCGAATGCCGCTGCTCTTACGAAACGTGACGGAGGTGTGAAGTCACCCGGAAGACCGAGCATACCTGCACCCTGTCCCAGAGGCTTGAGCTCGACGCCAAAGACTTTTTTGCTGTCAGGAGTCGTATGACCCAGTGTGACATAGTTGCGAAGGTTCATCATATGCCAGTCGAAGGTAGGCGAGTTGGTGATGACGCCAATAGGATTGTCATATACTTTCAGCTTGCCGTCGATGGGTTCAAAGACAATGCTCTTTCCTGTCGCGTCATAAACGATGAAATGGAAAGGTTGTACTTGTGGAGGAAAGCCCGGTGTCAATACAGGCGAGATCGCTACTTTGTTGTTCTCCAAAGCTTTTTTCACATCATCTACATTGTCGAACATAGAGAGTATCCACTGTACCATATCTGTGGTGGACATAGAAATGGACTGGTTCTCTTTGGTCGTGACAGAATATTTGGCAAAACCGGGGAAATAGAAATTCGCACATACCAGTCCCTTCTCATTCATTCCGTCCACGATGACATCGTAATCAGCGATGGTCATTCCCACTGAAGCATACTTGGCCGTCCAGGTTTTACCCGGTCCCATAGTCGTCATACCCGTGAACTTGTATCCGCGCGGCACGAAAGCCGCACTGGTATCGATCAGCACACCGAATTCAACCGTACGTCCGTTGATGGCCGCTTTGTCCTCGGTAACGATCTGCGCTCCCGTACAGGCGCTTGCCGTACTTATTCCTATTGTTGTAACCGCTACTGCGATCAATCCTAATGTCTGTTTTTTGAAGTTCATTTTTGTTCCTTTGTATTAAATTTACTTGTTTTGGCAAAAACCGTTAAATGCTTCTGCTGTATTCTCAAATTTTTTCTCTTTAGCCAATTCCCAAGGTCTTTCACACTTATTGGTTTTGGCACACCACTTGAAACCGGCTGTCCCTATACACCCGTGTGCATCTTTGTCTCCTCCGATAAGTTTTGGTTTTCTCATTTTAAGATCACCTCTAAACACAACGCCTGCAACTTCGATATCTTTAATATGCATCTTTTTTACTTTAAAAGGATTTTCGTTAAGGAGTGTAAAGTTCGCTGTTTTACCTGTTTTGATAGATCCGATTTTATTTTCAAGATTTAATGTTCTTGCTGCATTAATGGTGATAGCCTGCATTGCGATAAAGATATCAATACGTTGATCCTGGGAAACAGGTGTCCCTTTATCTGTTACTCTATTGACAGCTGTCCACACAAGTGTCAGTGGTTCAGCTGGTGCCATAGCAAAGTCTGAATGGAAGGAAAATGGAATATCCCTGTCTTTAAGAAGCTTCATGGGCACCAGGTTTTTTGCTCTTTTTGGTCCTAAACCATATTTGGAATATTTTTCTGATAATGCCCATAAATAGTATGGATTCACAGATGCTTCTATGCCGAGTTCTTTCATTTCATCTGCCTGATCAGCAGTAAAATACCCTAAATGGTGAAGCGTTAATCTATGATCTTTTCTTGGGTTGCGTTTTTGCATCTCTCTTACCGTGTCAATACAACGTTGAATACCCAAATCACCATTGGCATGAATATGAATTTTATACCCTCTGTCCCAGTAATAATTCATCTGTTCTTTAAATATTTTAAGGGGTGTCATCCATTGCCCTTTAAAACCGTCTGTGTATCCATCTTTCATTTGCATTGCCAACGAGTAAATGGCACCATCTGCAAACAGTTTTACCTGTTTTGGTAATATTTTTATATTATCAGTATTGTATTTAGCAGGCGTCTCCTCCATAAACTTTGTTGCTTTTTCCAAGCTGCCTTTTACAGCGGTCAATGATCCGGCATTTAAAATGTTATAAATTTCATAAGCAGGTTTTTTATCCATTTCAGATTTTAAAAGGTTATATTCCATGTCAAAATCTACATTGGGGAAACCTGGTTCATCTATTGTAGTAATACCGTTTTTTTCGATAAGCTTTCTCATGTCGGCTAAGCCTTTTTTATACTTCACAGGATTCAGCATAAATGGTGCGATTTTGGGACCAAGAGCCTGCCATCCTCCTTCAAAGAAATGCCCTTTGCTCCATTCTACTTGAGGGTTGCCTTTATAATCTTCTTCTTTGATTTTCATCAGTTTTATAGCGGCATCATTTAAAAATACTTCATGAAAAGAGCGGTGAAGTACGGCAACGGGAATGTCAGGAGATATTTCATTGAGTATTTTTCGGCTCATCTCCCCATGCCAGAGTGGATGATAGCCCCATACAAACAGCACATCATCCTTTTTGCCGTACTTTGCAATAGATTGTTTAAGACGTGCTATATAGGCATCATGCCCCTCAACCCCTTTTTTAATAC
Coding sequences:
- a CDS encoding linear amide C-N hydrolase codes for the protein MNFKKQTLGLIAVAVTTIGISTASACTGAQIVTEDKAAINGRTVEFGVLIDTSAAFVPRGYKFTGMTTMGPGKTWTAKYASVGMTIADYDVIVDGMNEKGLVCANFYFPGFAKYSVTTKENQSISMSTTDMVQWILSMFDNVDDVKKALENNKVAISPVLTPGFPPQVQPFHFIVYDATGKSIVFEPIDGKLKVYDNPIGVITNSPTFDWHMMNLRNYVTLGHTTPDSKKVFGVELKPLGQGAGMLGLPGDFTPPSRFVRAAAFAGSTIPAKTAEGGVMQMFHILNSFDIPVGAARTVEEGKIFSDYTMLTVVRDTKNLRFYYKTYDDQNIKMVDMKKFDFNAKKIVKLHTLTKQKFEDVSKELK
- a CDS encoding amidohydrolase, with amino-acid sequence MLKKVLTVGLLAMIGNANLTAAATDKLQQTLYYGGDIITMEGDKPEYVEALIERDGKIIYAGDKASAVNNFAGKTIKVDLKGKTMMPGFIEPHLHPLIAAILLSGDIVAPHDWNVPDGIKKGVEGHDAYIARLKQSIAKYGKKDDVLFVWGYHPLWHGEMSRKILNEISPDIPVAVLHRSFHEVFLNDAAIKLMKIKEEDYKGNPQVEWSKGHFFEGGWQALGPKIAPFMLNPVKYKKGLADMRKLIEKNGITTIDEPGFPNVDFDMEYNLLKSEMDKKPAYEIYNILNAGSLTAVKGSLEKATKFMEETPAKYNTDNIKILPKQVKLFADGAIYSLAMQMKDGYTDGFKGQWMTPLKIFKEQMNYYWDRGYKIHIHANGDLGIQRCIDTVREMQKRNPRKDHRLTLHHLGYFTADQADEMKELGIEASVNPYYLWALSEKYSKYGLGPKRAKNLVPMKLLKDRDIPFSFHSDFAMAPAEPLTLVWTAVNRVTDKGTPVSQDQRIDIFIAMQAITINAARTLNLENKIGSIKTGKTANFTLLNENPFKVKKMHIKDIEVAGVVFRGDLKMRKPKLIGGDKDAHGCIGTAGFKWCAKTNKCERPWELAKEKKFENTAEAFNGFCQNK